From the genome of Sphingobacterium kitahiroshimense, one region includes:
- a CDS encoding polysaccharide deacetylase family protein translates to MEYLRDSQKKVVSLGEAVNMIVNKQEIIEDLVVLTFDDGCERFYDITFPILDQFGFPCTIYPVAGCLGKPANWGKIRNPELKILSKEKTKELSDMGVEIGAHTMNHHKLTQLSEEVAYDEIYRSKELLQEITCREVNSFSYPHGAYNIGVRKIVKKIGFTNALTCIEGNAENCNSIFEVPRKYITYFDGIEGFINKIRNNGSKTISTF, encoded by the coding sequence ATGGAATATCTTAGAGATTCGCAGAAAAAGGTTGTATCGTTAGGTGAAGCTGTTAATATGATCGTAAATAAACAAGAGATAATTGAAGACTTGGTTGTATTGACATTTGACGATGGATGTGAAAGATTTTATGATATTACTTTCCCCATTTTAGATCAGTTTGGATTTCCATGCACAATCTATCCTGTCGCTGGGTGTTTAGGAAAGCCGGCCAATTGGGGAAAGATCCGAAATCCAGAGCTCAAAATTTTGTCCAAAGAAAAGACAAAGGAGCTAAGCGACATGGGGGTGGAAATTGGTGCACATACGATGAATCATCATAAATTGACCCAGTTAAGCGAGGAAGTAGCCTATGACGAAATTTATAGAAGTAAAGAACTTTTGCAAGAAATTACTTGCAGAGAAGTGAATTCTTTTTCTTATCCACATGGTGCTTACAATATAGGGGTCAGAAAAATCGTAAAGAAAATTGGTTTTACCAATGCATTGACCTGTATTGAGGGAAATGCAGAAAATTGTAATTCAATATTTGAAGTCCCCCGGAAGTATATCACGTATTTTGATGGTATAGAAGGTTTTATAAATAAAATAAGAAACAATGGAAGTAAAACCATATCCACTTTTTGA
- a CDS encoding class I SAM-dependent methyltransferase translates to MRLFRGVSTFLKAIQSLPQFISIFNEYKEILSRNETQLRYFTDQLIAMKMQHDVHASSKDFKEGAFVLQDHFSLLERKINLNMQNYFQQMESLLSIYRSLPNLKHLPNTRGWVGSPDFLLKLVEIVLKRKPQFVFELSSGVSSIILGTALQLNQLGHLLSIDHEESYANVTRANIELNGIDKNCSVKVCPLVNVEVEGITYRWYDLKTIQKREGIDCLVIDGPPGSTQPLARYPAVPLLYNFFSDKMVIIMDDANRRDEQIIIDRWVEFLHARKFKVQRTDFPAFEKGLVVLEVSRIA, encoded by the coding sequence ATGAGATTATTTAGGGGGGTAAGCACTTTTCTAAAAGCTATCCAAAGCTTGCCGCAATTTATTTCAATATTTAATGAATATAAAGAGATATTGTCACGGAATGAAACCCAATTAAGATATTTTACGGACCAGTTGATAGCAATGAAAATGCAACATGATGTTCATGCCTCATCTAAAGACTTTAAGGAAGGGGCTTTCGTCTTGCAAGATCACTTTTCGTTATTGGAAAGAAAGATTAATCTTAATATGCAGAACTATTTTCAACAGATGGAATCTTTACTATCTATTTATAGATCATTGCCTAATCTTAAGCATTTACCAAATACACGTGGTTGGGTAGGATCGCCAGATTTTTTATTAAAACTTGTTGAAATAGTATTAAAAAGGAAACCCCAATTTGTTTTTGAGTTGAGTAGTGGTGTCTCTTCCATTATATTGGGAACAGCGCTTCAGTTAAATCAATTAGGGCACCTATTGTCTATTGATCACGAAGAGTCATATGCTAACGTAACAAGAGCTAATATTGAGTTGAATGGAATTGATAAAAATTGTAGTGTCAAAGTTTGTCCATTAGTCAATGTGGAAGTAGAAGGAATTACCTATAGATGGTATGATTTAAAAACTATTCAGAAAAGAGAAGGGATTGATTGTTTAGTAATAGATGGACCTCCAGGATCAACGCAACCTTTAGCTCGATATCCTGCGGTACCTTTGCTTTACAATTTTTTTTCTGATAAGATGGTTATAATTATGGACGACGCTAATAGAAGAGACGAACAGATTATTATAGACCGGTGGGTGGAGTTTTTACATGCTAGAAAATTTAAAGTCCAGCGAACAGATTTTCCTGCTTTCGAAAAAGGTTTAGTTGTTCTCGAGGTGAGTAGGATAGCTTAG
- a CDS encoding RteC domain-containing protein: MEIVLNKILSEIQHQEDKLSSQMMQTADEAYQMTLFLKEMLFTIKMKVLQTGFKDEQQEINFFKNIKPQILGKLIYYNKVFRIETTCPVSTGRIHQSYFENQLKILKSEYKESISNEDFYRYYRAGRTDRDHSYFKLGKVNYHDGLKSAVFEIDLSFSTYYDNKVAHIIANELLYTFLLTKINPEKNPDTILMNGDASKDISWTNSQNALIELIYALYASKSIAHGKIGIRKLALIFQILFRTPLNDIHHSFHRMKTRAGSRTVFLDQLKISLEEYMDKDL, from the coding sequence ATGGAAATCGTGTTGAACAAAATATTATCGGAAATTCAGCATCAGGAAGACAAGCTGTCTTCTCAAATGATGCAAACTGCGGATGAGGCTTATCAAATGACCTTATTCCTAAAGGAAATGCTGTTTACCATAAAGATGAAAGTCTTACAAACCGGATTTAAGGACGAACAGCAGGAAATCAATTTTTTCAAGAACATCAAACCGCAGATTTTAGGAAAACTTATTTATTACAATAAAGTATTCCGCATTGAAACTACCTGCCCAGTAAGTACCGGGAGAATACACCAAAGTTATTTTGAAAATCAACTGAAAATCCTCAAATCCGAATATAAGGAAAGTATATCCAACGAGGATTTTTACAGGTACTACCGTGCAGGCAGAACAGACCGTGACCACAGTTATTTCAAGCTCGGAAAAGTCAATTACCACGATGGTTTAAAGAGTGCCGTGTTTGAAATTGACCTTAGTTTTTCAACCTATTACGATAACAAAGTTGCCCATATTATAGCCAATGAATTACTTTATACTTTTTTGCTTACCAAAATAAACCCTGAAAAAAATCCCGATACCATTTTAATGAACGGGGATGCGAGCAAAGACATTTCGTGGACTAACTCGCAAAATGCACTTATTGAATTGATTTACGCCCTGTATGCTTCCAAATCTATTGCACACGGTAAAATAGGTATCAGAAAATTAGCATTGATTTTTCAAATCTTATTCCGAACGCCCTTGAACGATATACATCATTCTTTCCACCGAATGAAAACAAGGGCAGGCTCCCGGACGGTA
- a CDS encoding sacsin N-terminal ATP-binding-like domain-containing protein, with product MMNEKEFINNLTTHNSDYNNPELAITTSNLCDTISRDINTDSQRFIYELLQNADDSSNESGSLDVRIDFINEFVIFSHKGASFTKVDIESISSAGDGTKTGDITKTGFKGIGFKSVFSHSKLVYIKSGKYCFKFDRNYWKEHWNSSWGNKELWESERRIKNKEENIKMPWQIIPIWNDLPEHFKVLPELNDYNVSTVIAYDKIEELKSSINALFSDSQIVLFLRSKKVRIAIYAEESLTLEKLTDGNITSLVRNDIKLSDWLIKTETFEINEEIQSAISADDKSPKKLIEAKFTEIAFAVQLEACRLRAVDSSNRLIFTYLPTSVNYNLPFLVNGSFLTDAGRQQLHQDVVWNNWLFKEIPLRYFSWIAELAHKDSAYRQDILAVIPSKLSGNQLSRSFNEGLEIALSTISFIPNNDGDLLKIDEAIYDRSAITQVIDCQLLINFINENSDGNFTTSSFIPPLEPISSLISLGVYTFDVDQFEDFISSSFFVDNFTVEDNIALIDFFL from the coding sequence ATGATGAACGAAAAAGAATTTATTAATAATCTTACCACGCATAATTCTGATTATAATAATCCAGAACTGGCTATTACAACTTCCAATCTTTGTGATACGATTTCACGAGATATAAATACGGATAGTCAGCGGTTTATTTATGAGTTGCTTCAAAATGCGGATGACTCGAGCAACGAAAGTGGATCATTGGATGTCAGAATAGACTTTATTAATGAGTTTGTTATCTTTTCCCACAAGGGAGCTTCTTTTACTAAAGTAGACATTGAAAGTATATCAAGTGCAGGGGATGGGACAAAAACAGGTGACATTACAAAAACGGGATTTAAAGGCATCGGTTTCAAGTCTGTTTTTTCACATTCGAAATTAGTGTATATCAAATCGGGAAAGTACTGTTTTAAATTTGATCGAAATTACTGGAAAGAGCATTGGAATAGCTCATGGGGCAATAAAGAGCTGTGGGAGTCTGAAAGAAGAATTAAAAACAAAGAAGAAAATATAAAGATGCCCTGGCAGATTATTCCCATTTGGAATGATCTGCCCGAGCATTTTAAGGTCTTACCAGAGTTAAATGACTATAATGTTTCCACGGTCATAGCTTACGATAAAATTGAAGAATTAAAATCATCAATAAATGCATTGTTCTCTGATAGCCAAATAGTACTTTTTTTAAGGAGCAAAAAAGTAAGGATTGCGATATATGCCGAAGAATCGCTTACCCTAGAGAAATTAACCGACGGGAATATCACTTCTTTAGTGCGCAACGATATTAAACTGAGTGATTGGTTAATTAAAACTGAAACATTTGAAATAAATGAGGAAATACAATCCGCGATTAGTGCAGATGATAAATCACCAAAAAAACTTATAGAGGCAAAATTTACGGAAATCGCATTTGCTGTACAGTTGGAAGCATGTAGATTAAGAGCTGTTGATTCGAGTAATAGACTTATTTTTACCTATTTGCCGACCTCTGTTAATTATAATTTACCATTTTTGGTTAATGGGAGTTTTTTAACAGATGCAGGACGACAGCAGTTGCATCAAGATGTGGTCTGGAATAATTGGTTATTCAAGGAAATCCCACTTCGATATTTTTCATGGATTGCAGAATTGGCTCATAAAGATAGCGCTTACAGACAAGATATTTTAGCCGTAATTCCTTCTAAACTTTCAGGAAATCAATTAAGTCGCAGTTTTAATGAGGGATTGGAAATTGCCCTGTCTACTATATCCTTTATCCCAAATAACGATGGAGATTTGCTCAAGATAGATGAAGCGATCTATGATAGATCGGCGATTACTCAGGTGATTGATTGTCAATTGTTAATTAATTTCATTAATGAGAATAGCGATGGAAATTTTACTACTTCGTCTTTTATACCACCATTAGAGCCTATAAGTTCGTTGATCAGTTTAGGTGTTTATACGTTTGATGTTGATCAATTCGAAGATTTTATTTCTTCTTCTTTTTTTGTAGACAATTTTACGGTGGAAGATAATATAGCACTTATCGATTTTTTTTTGTAA
- a CDS encoding helix-turn-helix transcriptional regulator — MATNKHALIRYKLLDKCFSNKWKKYFIADLIAYCTSELSAYVGSETKVSRRQLLDDITFMRSEAGYQAPIVSMKEGKRVYYRYGSVDFSILKQPLNPAEQEQIQQTLETLGRIKGMPQLEWLNTVQAKLSSGLKLDQQKRSVISFEDNEFLKGLEYLEPLYQNIIHSQVISINYQGFKQAEPMDYIIHPYFLKQYNNRWFLFGCNEENGQIQNLALDRIRDVQPLETITYRNSQIDFDDYFYDIVGVTNLVDQLTVEVVLKFKPNRLPYVLSKPIHGSQRYKNGLIYLDLKLNRELESIVLSFGNDVEVIAPVTFRDSIEEIVRELFQRYSFSRS, encoded by the coding sequence ATGGCAACAAACAAACATGCGTTAATACGTTATAAATTACTTGATAAATGTTTTTCCAACAAATGGAAGAAATACTTTATTGCTGATCTTATTGCATATTGTACCAGTGAACTATCAGCATATGTAGGCTCAGAAACTAAAGTGTCACGTAGGCAGCTGTTGGACGATATTACATTTATGCGGAGTGAGGCAGGTTATCAAGCACCCATAGTTTCCATGAAAGAAGGAAAGCGTGTCTATTATCGTTATGGCTCTGTCGATTTCTCGATCCTCAAACAGCCACTCAATCCTGCGGAACAGGAACAGATACAGCAGACATTGGAGACTTTAGGCAGGATTAAGGGGATGCCCCAGTTAGAGTGGTTAAATACAGTTCAAGCAAAACTAAGTTCTGGTCTCAAGTTAGATCAACAAAAACGTTCTGTCATTTCATTTGAAGATAATGAATTCTTAAAAGGACTCGAATATCTCGAACCACTTTACCAAAATATAATCCATAGTCAGGTTATATCGATCAATTATCAAGGGTTTAAACAAGCGGAACCAATGGACTATATCATACATCCCTATTTTCTAAAGCAATATAACAACCGCTGGTTTTTATTTGGGTGCAATGAAGAAAACGGTCAGATTCAAAATCTAGCATTAGACCGTATCCGTGACGTTCAGCCATTAGAAACTATTACGTATCGAAATTCTCAAATTGACTTTGATGACTATTTTTATGATATCGTTGGCGTCACTAATTTGGTTGATCAACTAACAGTGGAAGTGGTGCTAAAGTTCAAACCCAATCGATTACCCTACGTATTGTCTAAGCCAATTCATGGATCGCAGCGCTATAAAAATGGATTGATTTATCTTGATCTTAAGCTCAATAGAGAGCTTGAAAGCATAGTCCTTTCATTTGGCAATGATGTTGAGGTTATTGCACCTGTTACATTTAGAGATTCAATTGAAGAAATTGTACGAGAATTATTTCAACGCTATTCTTTTTCGAGATCATAA
- a CDS encoding radical SAM/SPASM domain-containing protein, whose product MEVKPYPLFEKISIECNSFCNRTCSFCTRTSDNRIKARMPEELVYKVLDELAEIKYSGLIAFHFYNEVFTDKRIFSFFQRCKDLGLNNYLVTNGDFLTKDTVEKLSIYNIKEFALSVYDWESEEDFQLKVNEFESILGLKTHPWDFYVVKGGGEDFSNRAGYVDFKQEEYTFPIKAACSKIENKLDIRYDGTVVMCCIDYYGLHSIGRIQDEHIIDIWYGEKRQKQINDLRQGLRENYKLCSKCSDYIVNV is encoded by the coding sequence ATGGAAGTAAAACCATATCCACTTTTTGAAAAGATTTCGATTGAGTGTAATTCATTTTGTAATAGAACATGTTCTTTTTGTACTCGTACGAGTGATAATAGGATAAAAGCTCGAATGCCTGAGGAACTTGTTTATAAAGTATTAGATGAATTGGCCGAGATAAAGTATTCTGGTTTGATTGCATTTCATTTTTATAATGAAGTGTTTACTGATAAAAGGATATTTTCGTTTTTTCAACGATGTAAAGATCTAGGTCTAAATAATTATCTTGTAACTAATGGTGATTTCCTGACGAAAGATACTGTGGAAAAATTGAGTATTTATAATATTAAAGAGTTTGCACTATCTGTATATGACTGGGAATCGGAGGAAGACTTTCAGCTTAAAGTGAATGAATTTGAAAGTATTCTAGGGTTAAAGACACATCCATGGGATTTTTATGTCGTGAAAGGAGGAGGTGAAGATTTTTCTAATAGGGCAGGTTACGTAGATTTTAAACAGGAAGAATACACTTTTCCGATCAAGGCCGCATGTTCAAAAATCGAGAATAAATTAGATATCAGATATGACGGCACTGTCGTAATGTGTTGCATTGATTATTACGGTTTACACAGTATTGGTCGCATTCAAGATGAGCATATAATTGATATATGGTATGGGGAAAAACGACAGAAACAAATCAATGATTTGAGACAGGGGCTAAGAGAGAATTATAAACTGTGTTCTAAATGCTCAGATTACATTGTAAATGTTTAA
- a CDS encoding glycosyltransferase family protein, producing MIIGEEKLTLLIHCQYVYGLGHFVRMIELAKGLTDSFNVYFINGGEPVPNFEIPKGINIVQIPAIYKEEGAEYLLPIDSNISLDICFADRWNIISNIIESINVDILITEHFPFGLLFENEVGKLIKQVKKINGKSKIICSVREIIDSSTGSERDDYICDIINELYDLVLVHGDKQHIKLLDSFPMLDKISVPIVHTGYIVSKEIELSQSQLSKTILVSVAGGRLGNELLDALIDCHLPLSEKLDHKMILFSGAFQSDFQRQKAKVASLFSNTIELRKFNRTEYLTEMGDAKMIISLGGYNSMVESLSTEKSLLIYNRVFKGNNSEQDLRIAYFQRKGCLDILNYDDLRVPVLIEKIILQFNRSTSSHLTIDINGVECSVKNIEELAGKKLSESL from the coding sequence ATGATAATAGGTGAAGAAAAATTGACGTTGCTGATTCATTGTCAATATGTATATGGATTAGGGCATTTTGTTAGAATGATTGAATTAGCAAAAGGGCTGACTGATAGCTTTAATGTATACTTTATAAACGGTGGAGAACCTGTTCCTAATTTTGAAATTCCAAAGGGCATAAATATAGTTCAAATACCTGCTATATATAAAGAGGAAGGTGCTGAGTATTTGCTTCCTATAGATAGCAATATTTCTTTGGATATCTGTTTTGCTGATCGATGGAATATAATATCAAATATAATAGAATCAATTAATGTAGATATCTTAATCACAGAACATTTTCCATTTGGATTGCTGTTTGAAAATGAAGTGGGAAAATTAATAAAACAAGTTAAAAAAATAAATGGTAAATCAAAGATTATCTGTAGTGTGCGAGAAATAATAGATTCGAGTACCGGAAGTGAAAGGGATGATTATATATGTGATATTATAAATGAGCTATATGATTTGGTTCTAGTGCATGGTGATAAACAACATATCAAACTTTTAGATTCTTTTCCTATGCTCGACAAGATTAGCGTTCCGATTGTCCATACTGGTTATATTGTTTCAAAAGAAATTGAACTTAGCCAATCACAATTGTCAAAAACTATTTTAGTTTCTGTTGCTGGCGGTCGTTTGGGTAATGAACTTTTAGATGCATTGATAGATTGCCATTTGCCATTGTCTGAAAAATTAGATCATAAAATGATTTTGTTCTCTGGCGCATTCCAGTCTGATTTTCAAAGACAAAAAGCTAAGGTCGCGTCACTATTTTCAAATACAATAGAATTGAGAAAATTTAATAGAACAGAGTATTTAACAGAAATGGGAGATGCAAAAATGATTATTTCATTGGGCGGATATAATTCTATGGTAGAATCACTTTCTACAGAGAAATCATTGCTTATCTATAATAGGGTCTTTAAGGGTAATAATTCTGAACAAGATTTACGAATAGCATATTTCCAACGTAAAGGGTGTCTCGATATTTTGAACTATGATGATCTAAGAGTTCCTGTTCTAATAGAAAAAATTATTTTGCAATTTAATAGATCTACTTCGTCACATTTAACAATAGATATAAATGGTGTAGAATGTTCTGTGAAAAACATTGAGGAATTAGCAGGCAAAAAACTTAGTGAATCTTTATAG
- a CDS encoding Gfo/Idh/MocA family protein, producing MLSELEKHINIILIGCGPHARRVYIPAFEQIENATIALIIDLKDQEAKIRESLDVGLETSFMFIDPFEGSLPDSVVGDLSEFLRNNKIDGVVIATEPLVHYAYAKWALANGLNILMDKPITTRANVVSSYEDAKGILDDYEDLLHDYNRLQNIKETVFIINSHRRFHKGFQFVQEQIREVATLTKCPVTFIQAYHSDGQWRLPNEIVTQNYHPYCTGYGKASHSGYHIFDTIYQFYKASIDKEKIADQLDVFSSFVRPNGFIKQITENDYKFVFGHKYNAVHRWTDRELSSVFAHYGEMDLSSILTLKKEKEVVANFSVNLVHNGFAGRTWVTPRNDLYKGNGRIKHENYIIQQGPFQSIQIHAYQGNDRHDTHAIEEDLGGKNHFDIYVFRNPLISNGLQQPQVYKVSDLINDSPKESGNMITMEWVKFKVVEEFVAYLSSEKLKSEMTSLLDDHLFPVQIMSGTYRSNIDKSVASYSISSDSVFGKSFLENCMS from the coding sequence ATGTTAAGTGAATTAGAGAAACATATAAATATTATCTTAATTGGTTGTGGACCTCACGCAAGAAGAGTTTATATTCCAGCATTTGAACAAATAGAAAATGCCACCATAGCGTTGATCATCGATCTGAAAGATCAAGAAGCTAAAATTAGGGAAAGTTTAGACGTTGGTCTTGAAACCAGTTTTATGTTTATTGATCCTTTTGAAGGAAGTCTACCAGATAGTGTGGTGGGTGATCTTTCTGAATTTCTTCGTAATAACAAAATCGATGGGGTAGTAATAGCTACTGAACCTTTGGTTCATTATGCATATGCCAAGTGGGCTTTGGCAAATGGACTGAATATTTTGATGGACAAACCTATCACAACTAGAGCGAATGTCGTGTCAAGTTATGAAGATGCCAAAGGTATCCTTGATGACTATGAAGATTTACTTCATGATTATAATCGACTTCAGAATATAAAAGAGACTGTTTTTATCATAAATTCACATCGTAGATTTCATAAAGGATTTCAGTTTGTTCAGGAGCAAATACGAGAAGTTGCTACTTTGACCAAATGTCCAGTTACTTTCATTCAAGCTTACCACAGTGACGGTCAATGGAGGTTACCCAATGAAATAGTAACACAAAATTATCACCCATACTGTACAGGATATGGAAAAGCATCTCACAGTGGGTATCACATATTTGATACTATATATCAGTTCTATAAAGCATCCATAGATAAGGAGAAAATAGCCGACCAATTGGATGTCTTCAGTTCATTTGTTAGGCCAAATGGTTTCATTAAGCAAATTACTGAGAACGACTATAAATTTGTTTTTGGTCATAAATACAATGCTGTACATCGATGGACAGACAGGGAATTATCTTCAGTTTTTGCCCATTATGGAGAGATGGATCTTTCTTCCATTCTGACATTGAAAAAAGAAAAGGAAGTTGTAGCTAATTTTTCTGTAAACCTAGTTCATAACGGCTTTGCTGGAAGAACCTGGGTTACCCCTAGAAATGATCTATATAAGGGAAATGGACGAATCAAACATGAGAATTATATAATTCAACAAGGACCATTCCAAAGTATTCAAATACATGCTTATCAAGGAAATGATAGGCATGATACTCATGCTATAGAGGAGGACTTGGGCGGAAAGAACCATTTCGATATTTATGTATTTAGAAATCCATTAATCTCCAATGGTCTGCAACAGCCACAAGTTTACAAAGTGTCTGATCTAATAAATGATAGTCCAAAAGAATCAGGTAACATGATTACGATGGAATGGGTTAAATTTAAAGTAGTAGAAGAATTTGTAGCCTATCTATCTAGTGAAAAATTAAAAAGCGAGATGACATCTTTATTGGATGACCATCTTTTTCCAGTACAAATTATGAGTGGCACTTACCGTTCAAATATTGACAAATCGGTGGCGTCTTATTCGATCAGTTCCGATAGTGTTTTTGGGAAATCTTTCCTTGAGAATTGTATGTCGTAG